In Nostoc sp. GT001, a genomic segment contains:
- a CDS encoding DEAD/DEAH box helicase, which yields MTLSFQELGISQERVEQLEKIGFTEPTNIQVQAIPQLLAGRDVVGQSQTGTGKTAAFSLPILERLDINQRAVQAIVLTPTRELAMQVHDAIAQFIGNEGLRVLAIYGGQSIDRQMLQLKRGVHMVVGTPGRVIDLLDRGCLKLDQVKWFVLDEADEMLSMGFIDDVIKILSQAPVDRQTALFSATMPPSIRMLVNKFLRSPATVTVEQPKAAPNKINQVAYLIPRHWTKAKALQPILEMEDPETALIFVRTRRTAAELTSQLQGAGHSVDEYHGDLSQQARERLLIRFRNRQVRWVVATDIAARGLDVDQLSHVINFDLPDSVETYVHRIGRTGRAGKEGTAISLVQPFERRKQQTFERHNRQSWQVLTIPTRAQIEAKHILKLQELVREALTGERLASFLPIVSELIEEYDAQAIAAAALQIAYDQTRPAWLSSDVEIPQEESSAPKPRLGKRRESSSSDRPRAAWKSDSNNGEERHSSPKPKLRTSGQDSSASPSKKIGSPIARESAS from the coding sequence ATGACTCTTTCATTTCAAGAATTAGGTATTTCCCAAGAGCGTGTCGAACAACTAGAAAAAATCGGTTTTACCGAACCAACTAACATTCAAGTGCAAGCAATTCCCCAATTGCTAGCTGGTCGTGATGTAGTCGGTCAATCTCAAACTGGAACAGGCAAAACGGCAGCATTTTCACTACCAATTTTAGAGCGGCTAGATATCAATCAAAGAGCCGTACAAGCCATAGTTTTAACACCAACTCGTGAATTAGCGATGCAAGTTCACGATGCGATCGCCCAATTCATCGGTAATGAAGGATTGCGGGTGTTAGCAATCTACGGTGGTCAATCAATTGACCGTCAAATGTTACAACTCAAACGTGGCGTTCACATGGTCGTGGGTACTCCAGGACGGGTGATCGATTTGCTCGATCGCGGCTGTTTAAAGCTCGATCAAGTGAAGTGGTTTGTGTTGGATGAAGCTGATGAAATGTTGAGCATGGGCTTTATCGACGATGTGATCAAAATCCTCTCGCAAGCGCCCGTAGATCGCCAAACAGCTTTATTCTCGGCGACAATGCCACCATCGATTCGGATGTTGGTGAACAAGTTCTTGCGATCGCCTGCAACTGTCACCGTTGAGCAGCCAAAAGCCGCTCCCAACAAGATTAATCAAGTAGCTTACTTGATCCCCCGCCACTGGACAAAAGCCAAAGCTTTACAGCCAATTCTGGAAATGGAAGATCCAGAAACAGCTTTAATCTTTGTTCGCACCAGACGTACAGCCGCCGAACTCACCAGTCAGTTGCAAGGCGCTGGTCACAGTGTCGATGAATACCACGGTGACTTGTCCCAACAAGCGCGGGAACGGTTATTAATCAGATTCCGTAACCGTCAAGTTCGCTGGGTGGTAGCAACTGACATTGCAGCAAGAGGGTTAGATGTCGATCAACTCTCCCATGTAATCAACTTCGACTTACCCGATAGCGTAGAAACTTACGTTCACCGCATTGGTCGTACTGGTCGTGCTGGTAAAGAAGGAACAGCAATTTCTTTAGTACAACCATTTGAGCGCCGCAAACAGCAAACATTTGAACGTCATAACCGCCAAAGTTGGCAAGTACTGACGATTCCCACACGCGCCCAGATTGAAGCAAAACACATTCTGAAATTGCAAGAACTGGTGCGGGAAGCTTTGACAGGTGAGCGTTTGGCTTCATTCTTGCCCATTGTCAGCGAATTGATTGAAGAATACGATGCTCAAGCGATCGCCGCAGCTGCACTACAAATCGCTTACGATCAAACTCGTCCCGCTTGGTTGAGTTCAGACGTGGAAATTCCCCAAGAAGAATCCTCTGCTCCCAAACCCAGACTTGGCAAGCGTCGTGAATCATCTTCTAGCGATCGCCCCCGTGCTGCGTGGAAATCAGATAGTAACAATGGTGAAGAAAGACATTCTTCTCCCAAACCAAAACTGCGGACAAGTGGACAGGATTCTTCTGCATCCCCTAGTAAAAAGATAGGTTCACCTATAGCTAGAGAATCAGCTTCTTAG